In Hyla sarda isolate aHylSar1 chromosome 9, aHylSar1.hap1, whole genome shotgun sequence, the following proteins share a genomic window:
- the LOC130290464 gene encoding uncharacterized protein LOC130290464 isoform X2: MTQTTMSTTQKESSIHKVKIQQTYWGKDTMEEKMMEMGAVRTGKVVEEVEYYDTDLYDLAVNGSWLSKTGKQWQLIIDKVKATTLEVHSPLKKTKQVNIVDPQISPDLPGSKATRTQDIQKKTNLNGNTDPETSRNLITCYELVQEKEIIACLSQILHIDAELDNINIGNFLGMTGIQKYTSVSNVTRETFQLRDIYTVVIKADGVSTKKSVVISLDVDIDVVTQGFQWIERLANELDLQVQNV, translated from the exons atgaccca AACTACAATGTCGACAACCCAGAAGGAATCCAGCATTCACAAGGTGAAGATCCAACAGACCTACTGGGGAAAGGACACAATGGAAGAAAAGATGATGGAGATGGGAGCAGTTCGGACAGGTAAAGTGGTGGAAGAGGTGGAATACTATGACACAGACCTATACGATCTTGCTGTAAATGGGTCCTGGCTCAGCAAAACAGGGAAACAATGGCAACTGATCATTGACAAAGTAAAGGCAACAACGCTTGAAGTCCACAGTCCTCTGAAGAAGACCAAGCAAGTCAATATTGTTGACCCACAGATATCTCCAGACTTACCAGGTTCTAAAGCAACACGCACACAAGATATCCAGAAGAAAACTAATCTGAATGGAAATACAGACCCTGAAACATCAAGAAATCTAATAACCTGCTATGAACTGGTACAAGAGAAAGAAATCATTGCATGTCTGTCCCAAATTTTACACATCGATGCAGAGTTGGACAATATAAACATAGGCAACTTTTTAGGAATGACTGGGATCCAAAAATACACCAGCGTCAGCAACGTCACACGGGAGACCTTTCAGCTGAGAGACATCTACACAGTAGTCATAAAAGCAGACGGGGTCTCCACAAAGAAGTCAGTTGTGATATCTCTAGATGTGGATATAGACGTCGTCACCCAAGGATTTCAGTGGATTGAGCGGCTGGCGAATGAACTAGACCTCCAAGTGCAAAATGTGTAA
- the LOC130290464 gene encoding uncharacterized protein LOC130290464 isoform X3 codes for MSTTQKESSIHKVKIQQTYWGKDTMEEKMMEMGAVRTGKVVEEVEYYDTDLYDLAVNGSWLSKTGKQWQLIIDKVKATTLEVHSPLKKTKQVNIVDPQISPDLPGSKATRTQDIQKKTNLNGNTDPETSRNLITCYELVQEKEIIACLSQILHIDAELDNINIGNFLGMTGIQKYTSVSNVTRETFQLRDIYTVVIKADGVSTKKSVVISLDVDIDVVTQGFQWIERLANELDLQVQNV; via the coding sequence ATGTCGACAACCCAGAAGGAATCCAGCATTCACAAGGTGAAGATCCAACAGACCTACTGGGGAAAGGACACAATGGAAGAAAAGATGATGGAGATGGGAGCAGTTCGGACAGGTAAAGTGGTGGAAGAGGTGGAATACTATGACACAGACCTATACGATCTTGCTGTAAATGGGTCCTGGCTCAGCAAAACAGGGAAACAATGGCAACTGATCATTGACAAAGTAAAGGCAACAACGCTTGAAGTCCACAGTCCTCTGAAGAAGACCAAGCAAGTCAATATTGTTGACCCACAGATATCTCCAGACTTACCAGGTTCTAAAGCAACACGCACACAAGATATCCAGAAGAAAACTAATCTGAATGGAAATACAGACCCTGAAACATCAAGAAATCTAATAACCTGCTATGAACTGGTACAAGAGAAAGAAATCATTGCATGTCTGTCCCAAATTTTACACATCGATGCAGAGTTGGACAATATAAACATAGGCAACTTTTTAGGAATGACTGGGATCCAAAAATACACCAGCGTCAGCAACGTCACACGGGAGACCTTTCAGCTGAGAGACATCTACACAGTAGTCATAAAAGCAGACGGGGTCTCCACAAAGAAGTCAGTTGTGATATCTCTAGATGTGGATATAGACGTCGTCACCCAAGGATTTCAGTGGATTGAGCGGCTGGCGAATGAACTAGACCTCCAAGTGCAAAATGTGTAA
- the LOC130290464 gene encoding uncharacterized protein LOC130290464 isoform X1 yields the protein MLYHYSRTTMSTTQKESSIHKVKIQQTYWGKDTMEEKMMEMGAVRTGKVVEEVEYYDTDLYDLAVNGSWLSKTGKQWQLIIDKVKATTLEVHSPLKKTKQVNIVDPQISPDLPGSKATRTQDIQKKTNLNGNTDPETSRNLITCYELVQEKEIIACLSQILHIDAELDNINIGNFLGMTGIQKYTSVSNVTRETFQLRDIYTVVIKADGVSTKKSVVISLDVDIDVVTQGFQWIERLANELDLQVQNV from the exons ATGCTATACCATTATAGCAG AACTACAATGTCGACAACCCAGAAGGAATCCAGCATTCACAAGGTGAAGATCCAACAGACCTACTGGGGAAAGGACACAATGGAAGAAAAGATGATGGAGATGGGAGCAGTTCGGACAGGTAAAGTGGTGGAAGAGGTGGAATACTATGACACAGACCTATACGATCTTGCTGTAAATGGGTCCTGGCTCAGCAAAACAGGGAAACAATGGCAACTGATCATTGACAAAGTAAAGGCAACAACGCTTGAAGTCCACAGTCCTCTGAAGAAGACCAAGCAAGTCAATATTGTTGACCCACAGATATCTCCAGACTTACCAGGTTCTAAAGCAACACGCACACAAGATATCCAGAAGAAAACTAATCTGAATGGAAATACAGACCCTGAAACATCAAGAAATCTAATAACCTGCTATGAACTGGTACAAGAGAAAGAAATCATTGCATGTCTGTCCCAAATTTTACACATCGATGCAGAGTTGGACAATATAAACATAGGCAACTTTTTAGGAATGACTGGGATCCAAAAATACACCAGCGTCAGCAACGTCACACGGGAGACCTTTCAGCTGAGAGACATCTACACAGTAGTCATAAAAGCAGACGGGGTCTCCACAAAGAAGTCAGTTGTGATATCTCTAGATGTGGATATAGACGTCGTCACCCAAGGATTTCAGTGGATTGAGCGGCTGGCGAATGAACTAGACCTCCAAGTGCAAAATGTGTAA